The following is a genomic window from Nocardioides thalensis.
ACCACGGCAGCTCGAGGGTGCGCTGCCGCTCCTCGGCGTCGGGGTCCTCGCGGCGCACGGTCCAGTCGAGGGCGCGATGGACCCGCGGAGCGCCGACCACCGCGAGCACGACCCAGCTGAGCGCGGTCAGCGCCAGGCCGATGGCCAGGTTGTCGCGCACCGTGTCGCCGGCGCGCGCCTCGTCGGGGAGCGGGAGCAGGAAGAGGTAGTCGGCGACGGTGATGACGACGCCGAGGGTGTTGGCCAACCACTGGAGGGCCACCACGTGCCACGGGAGCACGTGGCGCGGAGCGTGCATCTCCGAAAAGTAGCGGCTCCGCGCGCGGCGCGCTCCTAGAACTTCTCGCCGGTGAGCAGCTCGTAGGCCTCGACGTACCGGCTGCGGGTGCGCTCGACGACCTCCGGCGGCAGCGGCGGCGGGGCCTCGCCCGAGGCGCGGTCCCAGCCGGAGTCGGGCGACAGCGCCCAGTTGCGCACGATCTGCTTGTCGTACGACGGCTGCGCGCGTCCCGGCTGCCACTCGGCCGCCGGCCAGTAGCGGGAGGAGTCGGGGGTGAGGACCTCGTCGGCGAGCACGATCCCCCCGCCGGTGGTTGAGGTGCGAGGAGCGCTAGCGACGAGCCTCGAAACCTCCGGCCTCACCCCGAACTCGAACTTCGTGTCGGCGAGGATGATCCCCCGCTCCCGCGCGATCTCCTCGGCCCGGCCGTAGACCCGGAGGGTGAGGTCGCGCAGCGCCTCTGCGGTCTCCTGGCCGACGGTCGCGACGACCGCGGCGAAGTCGACGTTCTCGTCGTGGTCGCCGAGGTCGGCCTTGGTGGCCGGGGTGAAGATCGGCTCCGGGAGCCGGCTGCCGTCGACGAGACCGCCGGGCAGCGGGATCCCGCAGACCGCGCCCGTGGCGTCGTAGTCGACCAGCCCCGAGCCGGTGAGGTAGCCGCGGGCGACGCACTCGACGGGAAACATGTCGAGGTTGTCGCACACGACCGCGCGCCCCGCGACCTCGGCCGGCACGTCCGTCGACACGATGTGGTTGGGCACCAGGTCCTTGAGCTGGTCGAACCACCACAGCGAGGTGCGGGTGAGGATCTCGCCCTTGTCGGGGATGGTCGTCTCGAGCACGAAGTCGAAGATCGAGAGCCGGTCGCTCGCAACCATGAGCAGCCTGCCGGCGTGCTCGCCCTCGGTGATCTCGTAGAGGTCGCGCACCTTGCCCGAGTGGACGTGGCGCGTCCCGGGCAGCTCCGGGGCGGGCGGGATGTTGGCGAGCGTCACGGGCGACAGCCTATTGACGGGGCCGTCGCCCGCGGCGCGCAGATCACTCCTCGGTGCCGTGCATGCAGCCGAGGCCCTGCTGATGGCCCGGCGGGACCTTGCCGGCGGCGAGCGTGTCGGCGTAGTCCCAGATGACGCTCGACCAGTCCCCGTCCGCCTGCATCTCGGCGAGGATCGCCCAGTCGCGGCTGGTCGCCATCGCCTCAGCGGCCTCGTCCATCGCGGCCTGGTCACCGGCCTGCTTCGCGTCGGCGAACTGCCCGATCCAGGCGCAGGTGACAGCGGCGGTGACACGCGCCCCCAGCTGGTAGCGGTCCACCTCTGTGATCACGTCCAGCCGGGAGGTGACGAAGCCGTCCGGGAGCGGGACGTCGGCGAGCATCTCCTCGATGACGGCGGAGCGCTCGGTGTCGGTCACGAAGTCGTCGGGCAGGTGGGCGTCGAGATCGGCGGGAGCGATCGCGACCAGCTCGTCGAGCAGCGCGACGAAGTCGGCCTCGGCGAGGCCCGTGCCGCGGAGCTCGAGGGCGAAGTCGCCGACGACCTCCCGGACCACCGTGTGGTCGTCCGCGGAGTAGGACCAGAGCTGACCGGGCCTGCCGAGCACCTCGACCGGCTCGCCCGGGCCGGGAGGCTTCGTGATGTGCTCCCGGTCCTCCACCAGCGCGGCGTACTCGTCGGCCGGGACCCAGCTGATGTCGAGCGTGACGCCCCAGTCGTTGGCGGGCGTGGAGTCGATCGACTGGTCGTCGGCGACGTACGACAGCTCGCCTCCCCAGCGCTCGTCGATGCTGGCGTTGTCGAGGGACCAGTCATCGCGCTGCAGCACTGCGATCTCGCCGTTGCCGGGGGCCGCAGCGGCGGGCGCCTCGGCGGTCTTCTCATCGTCGACCACGAGCTGGGGTACGGCGACCGCTGCGGCGATCGCGGCGACGGCGGCAGCCGCACCGGCCACCGGCAACCAGCGGTTACGGCGCCGCTCGGCGAGCTCGTCGGTGGCGCTGGTGCGGTGCTGGTGGTCGGTCGGGATGGCCATGATCTCCTCCAGGAGCTCTGCCCGTCCCTCGTGGATCGGCAGGCCGGCGACACCACCGTCGGTGATCGTGCGGTCGGTCATGGCTGCTCCTCCTTCGCGACGAGCTCGGGTCTTCTGGAGGGTGGATGTCCGGCCGGGTCGGGATCGTTGCCGAGCAGCTCGCGGAGACGCGCTTTCGCCCGCGACAGCCGGGGTCGCACCACGGCGCTGGAGATGCCGAGCACATCGGCGATCTCGCGCGGCTCGAGTCCCTCCCACAGGTGCAGCTGCAGAACCTCCTCGTCACGCGCGCTGAGCCGTCGCATCGCCGCGGTGACATCCGTGCGGTGCACGACCTCGTCGGCGATGTCGCGCATCGCGACCTCGACCTGGGCTCGTAGCCGAGCGCCCAGCGCAGCGCGGCGGAGGTCGCCCCGCCGCTGGTTGGCAAGCACCCGCCGCGCGACGCCGTACAGCCACGGCCTCGTGCCGTCGCCCGCCGGGACGTGCCGCAACCGGCGCCACGCGACGACGAAGGTCTCGGCCGTGACGTCGGCCGCGTCCTCGGGCCGGTCGCACCGCCGGAGCGCGAATCCGAGCACGGCGTCGAAGTGGGTGACGTAGACGTCGCGGAAGACGGACTCCGGCTCACCGCTCGTCGCGCTCATGTCTCCCCCATGTCCGGACGGGGCACGATCGTTGCATGCTCCGGTGGTTGAGGTGCGAGGCCGGCCACGGCCGAGCCTCGAAACCTCCGGAGTCAGGGGTCGCTGGTTTTCCTCGGGAACGCTGGTGGCACAGTTGGTTCATGCCGCTGTCCCCTGCTGAGGCCTACGAGCAGATCGTCTCCGCCACCCGCCCTTCGGCCGACGGCCGGTGCACCGAGTGCGCCCGGGTCACCCCGGAGCTGGTGGTGTGGGAGGACGAGTACTGGATCCTGACCCGCGCCGAGCACCCCGACAGCGTCGCGGCCGCCCTCCTGCTGCAGACGCGCGAGCACAGCAAGTTCGGGCAGCTCGACGACGAGCTGGCGTCGCAGTTCGGCCGGATCTCGCACCGCCTGGTGCGGATCCTCGAGGGTTGCCCGCAGGTGGCGTACGTCGACGTGAGCCGCTACGGCGCCGACCGCGGCCACTTCCACGTCTGGTACTTCGCGCCCACCGGTGACTCCTCCGCGGGGCCGGCCGACCTGCACAACGTCGCCACCAAGCTGGCCAACTGGGGCGGGGAGGCACGGGCATGAGCGTCGTCAAGATCAACGCGATCTCCGTGCCGGAGGGCGCCGGCGCCGAGCTCGAGAAGCGCTTCGCCGCGCGAGCCGGCACGGTCGAGAACTCGCCCGGGTTCCTGGGCTTCCAGCTGCTGCGGCCGACCGGTGGCGAGGACCGCTACTTCGTCGTGACCCACTGGGCCGACGAGGAGTCGTTCGCCGCCTGGCGCGACGGCGACGCGAAGGCCGCGCACGCGACCGCCCCGGGCGAGGCGCCGAAGAAGCCGGTGTCGACCGGCGCGTCGCTGCTGGAGTTCGACGTCGTCCTCGACGTGAAGCCCGCCTGACGGTCGAGTAGCCCGAGCCGCTGGGCGAGACCCGGTGGTCGAGGAGGCCGTTTACGGCCGTCACGAGACCCCTCCCGGTGGTCGAGGAGGCCGTTTACGGCCGTCACGAGACCCCTCCCGGTGGTCGAGGAGGCCGGCCACGGCCGTCACGAGACCCCTCCCGGTGGTCGAGGAGGCCGCCCACGGCCGTCACGAGACCCCTCCCGGTGGTCGAGGAGGCCGGCCACGGCCGTCACGAGACCCCTCCCGGTGGTCGAGGAGGCCGCCCACGGCCGTCACGAGACCCCTTCCCGGTGGTCGAGGAGGCCGTTTACGGCCGTCACGAGACCCTTTCTGGTCAGGGATTCCAGATTTACGGCTCTCCTGACTGATCCGTGGGTCAGCGGCGGCCGGGGAGGACCGGGCGGTGGCCGCCGAGGTTGAGCATCGCGAGGGCGATGAGCGCGTCGGATGACTTGAAGCCGAAGGCCATGCGGGTGATGAGCCGGATCTTGGTGTTGACCGACTCGATGAGGCCGTTGGACAGGCCGTGCTCGATCGAGGCCAGGATCTCTGTGCGGTAGTAGACGATCCGGGACTGGAGCCGGACGGACGATTCGATGCGGGACCGCCGCGCCCAGGCGACCCACCGGTCGAGCGCGTCAGCGGCCTCGTCGGGCTGCAGCTTGAATACGGTCCGCAGGCCCTCTTTGAGCAGGTAGGCGCGGTAGAGCCGCGGATCGGTCTTGGCGATCCACTCGAGTTTCACCCGCTGTCGGTCGGTGAGGTTCTCCGGGTTCTTCCACAGCGCGAACCGCGCGTGCTTCAACGCCCTGGCATTGCCGGTCGCGACCGTGACACGACGCCCGTCGGCCCAGCCGCGGTTCCTCCTGTTACCGGCTCGCCGCGCTTCGTTCCAGGCGTCGCGACGGACCGCGTCCAGGGCGTCGGTGGCCCAGCCGACGACGTGGAAGGGGTCGGCGCAGCGCACTGCGTTCGGGCATCGTTTGCCGACGACGTCGGCGATCCATTCAGCGCCGTCGGCGGTGACGTGGGTGATCTGGGCACATCGACCTTCGCCGGATTCCTCGAGCGCGTCGAAGAAGGCATGGACGGTCGCACGTTCTCGTCCGGGGCTGGCCCACACCAGCCGACCAGTGTCGTGGTCGACCACGACAGTCAGGTACTTGTGGTGACGCTTGTAGGAAATCTCGTCAATCCCGATCCGGCGCAGCCCAGCGAAGGCGTCGATGCCGGCCGCGGTGTCGGCCCAAATGCGGGCGACGATCGCGCCCACGGTGCGCCAGGCGATCCGCATCAGCTGGGTGATCGCTGTCTTGGAGCACTGGGTGGCCAGCCAAGCGACCTGCTGGTCGAAGGTGTGGGTGTGCCCAGCGCCGTGCCGAGCCCACGGGACCTGCCGCACCGTTGGCCCATGGATGGGGCAGTTCACTCGCGGGGCGCCGGCTTCGAGGAACACCGGGACCATGCCCATGTCGAGCCCGCGCCACCTGCGCCGTCCTTCGCCACGGTCGTACCAAGAAGCTCTCGACCCGCAGCTTCCACATCGACCGTGGCCTGAGCGCCGCGGCCGGACATGGGCCACGAAGACCTCGGCTTCTTCGTCGTACTCGACGTCCTCGACCACGGTGTTCTCGACGCCCAACAGGGCGCGCCATACGCTGGCGTTTCGCACGCCGTTCTCCGCTCTGCAGTTTCTGACCTTCGACAAGCCAGAAACCTAGGCTGGGAGCGGCGTGTGGTCGTTCAGGCGCGATCAGCGACCCACGGAAGAGTCATTGGAGCCAGATTTACGTGGTCGCGCGCCGCTTGGGTCGCGGTGCTTGGTTGCTCTACTGCGCCGGCTTCAGGCCGTCTGCGGTCGACGTTCTGTGGTTGCGGTTACGACGGACACGGGTAGTCGGTGGTTGAGGTGCGAGGCCGGCCACGGCCGAGCCTCG
Proteins encoded in this region:
- a CDS encoding ISL3 family transposase; translated protein: MRNASVWRALLGVENTVVEDVEYDEEAEVFVAHVRPRRSGHGRCGSCGSRASWYDRGEGRRRWRGLDMGMVPVFLEAGAPRVNCPIHGPTVRQVPWARHGAGHTHTFDQQVAWLATQCSKTAITQLMRIAWRTVGAIVARIWADTAAGIDAFAGLRRIGIDEISYKRHHKYLTVVVDHDTGRLVWASPGRERATVHAFFDALEESGEGRCAQITHVTADGAEWIADVVGKRCPNAVRCADPFHVVGWATDALDAVRRDAWNEARRAGNRRNRGWADGRRVTVATGNARALKHARFALWKNPENLTDRQRVKLEWIAKTDPRLYRAYLLKEGLRTVFKLQPDEAADALDRWVAWARRSRIESSVRLQSRIVYYRTEILASIEHGLSNGLIESVNTKIRLITRMAFGFKSSDALIALAMLNLGGHRPVLPGRR
- a CDS encoding antibiotic biosynthesis monooxygenase family protein → MSVVKINAISVPEGAGAELEKRFAARAGTVENSPGFLGFQLLRPTGGEDRYFVVTHWADEESFAAWRDGDAKAAHATAPGEAPKKPVSTGASLLEFDVVLDVKPA
- a CDS encoding phosphoribosylaminoimidazolesuccinocarboxamide synthase, with amino-acid sequence MTLANIPPAPELPGTRHVHSGKVRDLYEITEGEHAGRLLMVASDRLSIFDFVLETTIPDKGEILTRTSLWWFDQLKDLVPNHIVSTDVPAEVAGRAVVCDNLDMFPVECVARGYLTGSGLVDYDATGAVCGIPLPGGLVDGSRLPEPIFTPATKADLGDHDENVDFAAVVATVGQETAEALRDLTLRVYGRAEEIARERGIILADTKFEFGVRPEVSRLVASAPRTSTTGGGIVLADEVLTPDSSRYWPAAEWQPGRAQPSYDKQIVRNWALSPDSGWDRASGEAPPPLPPEVVERTRSRYVEAYELLTGEKF
- a CDS encoding RNA polymerase sigma factor, giving the protein MSATSGEPESVFRDVYVTHFDAVLGFALRRCDRPEDAADVTAETFVVAWRRLRHVPAGDGTRPWLYGVARRVLANQRRGDLRRAALGARLRAQVEVAMRDIADEVVHRTDVTAAMRRLSARDEEVLQLHLWEGLEPREIADVLGISSAVVRPRLSRAKARLRELLGNDPDPAGHPPSRRPELVAKEEQP